The following nucleotide sequence is from Salvia splendens isolate huo1 chromosome 2, SspV2, whole genome shotgun sequence.
CGGCAGCAGCAACAACCACCACTGCGTAGGCGCGCGGCATAATTTTCTGGTAAATAGGCTGATCGTTTGTTTCGTGTACTTCGATGTTATTTGAATTGACTGCTCTATCGAGTTGCTACATTCCGGTTTGCAGTTATTTACGGATCCTATACTCCCTTGTACGTTTGTGTTTGGGTATTAAGCGTGATCCAAATCTTGGAAATATTCTGCCGATTTTTTGATCAAGGATTCAGTGATGATGTACTCTGTGTTTTTTTGATTCATGGAGTTAATAGTGTATTTGAGTGGATATGTAGTACGGAGACTGTGTGGTTGGAAAATGATAGTGTTTTGGAGTGTATTTTCTGAGGCACAACAATAACATGTCGCTGCTAGCCACTTGATATcatataatgtatattttgtttgtattgtttcctagtagtatttattttgagaTGTGTGCTATGCAAGTTTTTAGATTGTTTTGAGCGTTATTACTATTTTGTTTGCATTGTTTCCTACTTCAAAGCGTAGTTTATTGTTTGTGTTCAACTTGTGGATGTATGGATGACTAAATCTTATCATGCATTTATGTTTTGATTTCATGGAACATTGTTGTTTATCACTATCTGATGCTCACACTTGTTTAATCAGATTCCACTAGAACAAGATGGTGAGAGTGAGTGTGCTTAATGATGCTCTGAAGAGCATGTATAATGCTGAAAAGAGAGGAAAGCGTCAAGTCATGATCAGGCCTTCTTCCAAAGTCATTATCAAGTTTCTTATTGTCATGCAAAAGCATGGTATGCCCCTTCAGAACATCTTATTCATTAGGTTCTTTACTTCTATGTAAAGTAATTCAAGTAATTCCTTTTTCAATTTGGTGTTACAGGATACATAGGAGAGTTTGAGTATGTTGATGACCACAGATCTGGAAAGATTGTGGTGGAACTGAATGGTAGGTTAAACAAATGTGGTGTTATCAGCCCCCGCTTTGATGTAGGTGTGAAAGAAATTGAGCCCTGGACTGCAAGGTTGCTTCCATCAAGACAGGTAAAATTCGAAACTGAAATGACTTACTTGATAAAGAAACACACCTGATTACATCTTTCAGTAAAATGGTTTCCAAGACATATCATTACTTGGTGAAAACTAATTGATACAGTATTATTCCAAGAAGTCTCATTGCTTGGTGAAGACTAATGCATACAACTTTCTTGATTTTAATTTGGGATTTTAAATAgtgaaataatataaatatcatTTCCCCATCGTGACTGCAGTTCGGCTACATCGTGCTGACAACGTCTGCTGGAATCATGGATCACGAAGAAGCTCGCAGAAAGAATGTCGGCGGTAAAGTTCTTGGATTTTTTTACTGAATATGATTTTGGATGTGAGCAACGATTTGTATTTTGGTCTTTTTTGTCTCTATCAATTAGAGTTTGAATATCCAAGTAACATCATGGGGAGTCTCATGTAGCAgagttgtttctatttttaatttattttttccatcGGATATTTGAATTGTGCTTTTTCTGAAATGGAAGTagttctttttattttgttgaaCAGTATTGTTTAACTCGTTATTTCACATGAGTATAAGTATTTAGGTTTCTTGTTCAAAATTTTCCCTTCGATTTCAAACTCTGATTATATAGCACACCATCTTCTGCTCTGAGGCTTGAGATAATTTGTAAAATCGCCTACACCATGTGTGGTGTTATTATGAGTATTGTACATAATCTAAATGCTGAAGTTGTTTTCATTGGAGAAATGTATAGGACAACATCTGTCAGTTATTTAAGTTGTAGCTACGTGGTTTAACGATGTGTGTtgatgaaaattaaaataaaagtcaaAACAAGTACTAGCATTTTAGTAAATGGTCCcatctataattttttttataatctgAAAAGGATTAGGATGAATATTTTAGTAAATGCTCCCATGTATATCTTTTGTATAATCTGGAAAGAATTTGGATGAATACATTCCCACTTTACTAAAGTGACCACAAAGCACTTCAATTTATGAAAAAAGTTATCCCATTGCAGCAATACTGGTACATTCCCACACTGGACAATAACAGAAACAGAATTAAGATTTCGAATAGATTTCGATGTGACGCTGGTATTCGTGCTGATCATATATAATTCTGGAATGCTATTTTTGTTTGTGCTTTTATGTTGGTATACATTGATAAACAAAAATATGTTCACGTTAATTCTGGAATGCTATTTTTGTTAGTGCTCTGTTTTTGACACTATTAATCACTGATTACATCTGTTTGaaactctttattttattaggAGTATATTATATGTGTGGTAACCTATTGCAAAGTAGACTTAAGATGCCgattttttcttcacaaagcTTATCTGTAGCCAAGCTGAATCCAAAAGAAATTCACAGATTTTGTGATTCGATCAAATAAAATGGATTTATATAAAGGCAAAGCCACATTTATTGAGCATGAAATGAACTACTTCATAGTATTCACATGCTAGATGCATGATTTAATTACATTGACTTGACACAGAAATGGTAACGATACACCTTGGAAAAGAACCCTAAATCCAAATATACAAGGAGAAATAATCATCCCCCAGTCCCTTGTGACATCTAGTTTACTTGTATGAGCAAATACTCCTCTGTTTTTTTCatgtaaaatataaatttcatTTCTAGTTAGCCAatcatataataattataaaaaggGAAAGATTGAAAATGACGATCACCCAcaggctgctgctgctgctgcatcaTCAACATCTTGCTTTCTTCTTCACTCATGCAGCACAAAGAGTCAGTTGGGCAGTAATCCCATATGGGAGAAGCCACTGTTTGTGAGGTTAGTGTGCAGTTCTCCGACAATTCGAATTCTTTCCATAGATCATCCATGGAGTATACCTTGTTCCCTACTTTCACCTCCAAATCACCAGTCTTGTTCTTCTCTCAAAGAGTAGGTAGTTCCACCTCACCACTGTCATAGAAACTCCCCTCCCCCTCTATCCCCGTTGGGGGTGGAGGAGGAGTTGGAGtatgaagatgaagaagttgaagttgaagatgaggaagaagatgataCTTTCTTATTCTTCTGTCTTCTTCCTCTCTTGAGCCTTCTTCCTCATATGAGTCCTCTAGTTGTTCTTGATCTCATTGTCCGTGCGCCCAAGCAATTTTTGGGCAATCTTCGACCACCTACATATTATCAAATCACTGTAAGAAACACcaaaacaaaaattttaaaataaaattagggcAAATAAAAAAGAGGTATTAACCTATTTCCGCATTTGGACTGAAGCTCAACGACGAGACGCTCTTCGTTGGGAGTCAGCTTGCCTCGTTTGAGGCCGGGGTGAAGGTAGTTAACCCACCGCAGCCTGCAGCTCTTGCCAGTTCGTTTCAAACCTGTAACAATAAAATCATTTCAAACTTTTTTgttaatatttctttttttgttttggtttgtTTGTTTTGGGGATTACCCCTACCTATATATTGTGTCTCCCGCCAACCTTCAAACCCGAAACTTTAGCAACGAAATCCCATCGCCGATCACCAAACAAGTTACAAGCGTACATCTTCTTGCTCAATCCATGGCCCTTTTCTCACTTCTTTCTCCATTTTCATTTTGTCTCAACCTTTTCTATCTCTTTGTGGTTTGAGAGGCTGTTAACTAAGGGCATCCACTAAGCGGCGCGCCACTGTCCCGCGTTCCGTCACCACACGGAGGGACGGAACGCTCGCGCGATGCGTTGCGATACGCCGTCCCGTCCTGCGGCCTGTGCCTGCGAGACACGGGACGGGCTGTCACGCCAGGCGTCGTGGCGCACCcctgcgccatgcgtgacgcccactcgccggccagcgagtgggcgtcgtaacgctgacgcaataaatcaattttttttaaaaaaatctatactaatctaaagtgacaGTTTGATGAAAAGACAATTTTatcctttttggagggaaaatgtgAAGCTATTTTGTTTAGCCTTTTGAACTATTGGACAGAAAAGAGGCACCTCCTCCTATTGAGTGAACTTCACATTTCAAAGTAAGTTTTGGAATAATTATAAAGCAGTGCACCATTGAGTCTGCAAAATGAAACATAGAGAAaggtgagaagaagaagaaagagggAGCCGAGAGGTCAGTGGCGGTCTCGACCTGGAGCAGCAGCGACGGCCACCGGAGGACGCATTCAGAGGTTGGGTGTAGACGCTGCAACCACGGCTGTCAGATTCAGAGGCTCGGTCGGCGCAAATCGGAAACCCACAGAGAGAGGAAACAGCGGAGGCCCAGAGTTACGATGGTGGCTGGAGAAGGCAAACGTCGATGTCAGAAGGGAGAAGTGGATGGCGGCGCGGGCGACCGGAGAAGGGGAAATCAGTGGGGATTGTGGCGTTTGAGCaaagaaaagagagaagaagagtgAGATGGAGGCAATGCGGCGCGTAGGGTTTGAATTATTTTACTCCATGTAAACCATTGGGCTATTAGTTTATATATACTATTGGGCTTTAGTTTGGAATTTTAGTGTATTGAACTTTATATTTTAGTGTAGAATTAATTAGTAGTAccctttttaaaataaatttttaagttGTGTGTTGGATTCTAATATTATGTCTTAAAGCTATCATTTATTGAATCGTGATATTATTGTTCTATATTTAcaaatgaaatattttgaatattatttAGTAAATTAAGTGTGGTTGGTTTTTTTTGTATTGATTTAAGTGAATATATTGATagtgtaaattttattttgccAATCACTTACTCACGTTGGTCAATTTCTAAAAGAAGACTTATTTTTAGTCATGGTAAGTTGCAAATTATATTTTCAAGAGTCATGAGATTTTAGTCTAGACGAGGTTGTTGTTACTTTTGATttgttattatattatttactaAAAAGTTTTCTAGAGTTTATGAATTATAATTTATTGGTTCAAATATTTTTGTactttgtatatatttttaaaattaaattctattgaattaagtaattaaatttatatgttcatttattatttttattactatttggTATATTGTTtaagatttataatttatatttaatggaatttatataagagttgtgatcaatgtcaaacccttcttaaagaccgaactagagatcaAATTAAGACCatccattttcttaatcttgttggttaggattaatttatatttaatttaatattctattCAATTAAAgcttttttataattattttatttttaattttttattttttataaaaattaatattttttaaatttttttacaaaaaattatttttttattcaataaaaaactTGTCggagtaaataatgaactaaatgaacgtatattatgaagtaattttgatatgttattgaaatacatcaatgatacaacaaattttagtgttaaacgttaagcggtagtaatgaactatattcaataaataattaaccatGTGAACGTTAGTAATGAAgtaaatatgacattttattgaaatacaatGTTAACTATGTTAAACGTCAGACAGTAGTAATgaacttattacttcattcagtcatgctattacttcattctatTCAATCATatgctattacttcattccattaatttattatttcattccgttagtttattacttcataatGTGTTATGACATAATTATCTTTCAGTTGAAATAAATTCGGTAGGTAATAAATGTGAAAAATTACTTCATAACCTACGTTCATTTTGTTCATTATTAATTtagtattttgtttgatttacATATTATTGTTTAGATGCAGTAATGAATTATATATTATCGTAGGTTTGATGCTGAATGACGTAGACAATTTAGTTCATAACATacgttcatttagttcattTAAATTCCAACGACGATAATTTCCTTTGGTTGTGTcttatgcaatgaccattaacaaaAGTCAAGGTCAATCTCTGTCTCATGTTGGATTGTTTTTACGAAAACCAGTCTTCAGTCATGGACAGTTGTATGTTGCTATATCTAGAGTTACAAGTCGTGGAGGTCtcaagattttagtttgtggagaTGAAGATGATAATAGAAGCGATGCTACtattaatgttgtttacaaataagtttttcaaaacttatgaactattggttggtttgttgttgttttctaATTATTCTCTTTAATCTCTACTCAAATAACAGGTTCTTTATTTGTGtatcttattctaactaactcatactctttgatcattagtcatACATCTcttatttgtcatttattttactccacttatatcataaattaaaattgtataaaattgattgccgaatatgaaatatttcatttatagttgatgagtaaattcttcatttattataaatgttttatttataatcacatttatgtttttgtaaatctttatattgtttttaattcttagtttctatatttcattaaaatttatattcattatttaaaaattatatgccccgtgcatagcacgagtGTAAATACTAgttgaattttaagaaaaatactttttatttataaaaattgttcttatatttaaatttttttttacaaataaataaatacaagaaattcgtaatagcccacatatatttgatggacttgcgaatttatgaaactcattcttgattgCTTCTCTtctatagagacaaccttgaatgttttatgttccacttttgatgtgggacagAGTCAttcatggttgcttctcttttatagagacaaccttgaatgttttatgttccactttcaatgtgAGACAATGTAATTCTtggtttcttctcttttatagagacaaccttgaatgttttacgtttcactttcgatgtgggacaaagtcattcttgattgtttctcttttatagagacaaccttgaatgttttacgtttcattttcgatgtgggacaaagtcattcttggttgcttctcttttatagagacaaccttgaatgttttatgtttcactttcgatgtgtgataaaatcattcttggctgttcttcttttatagagacatccttgaatgttttatgtttcactttcgatgtgggacaaaatcattcttggttcaatgtttcactttcgatgtgggacaaaatcattcttggaaccaagaatgattttgtcccacatcgaaagtgaaacataaaacattcaaggatgtccatataaaattgtattttaaattatgtcatttttatttttttaagattttaattatgttttttttaaatttgaagttGTATTTTTACTCTATgctgtaatattattt
It contains:
- the LOC121787586 gene encoding 40S ribosomal protein S15a, with protein sequence MVRVSVLNDALKSMYNAEKRGKRQVMIRPSSKVIIKFLIVMQKHGYIGEFEYVDDHRSGKIVVELNGRLNKCGVISPRFDVGVKEIEPWTARLLPSRQFGYIVLTTSAGIMDHEEARRKNVGGKVLGFFY